The following are encoded together in the Ranitomeya imitator isolate aRanImi1 chromosome 4, aRanImi1.pri, whole genome shotgun sequence genome:
- the LOC138675205 gene encoding E3 ubiquitin/ISG15 ligase TRIM25-like, giving the protein MASADLREELLCSICLSTYTDPVMLRCGHNFCRVCIGRVLDTQDESGIYSCPVCREEFQQRPTLMRNLYLHNVAERFLITQQEQEEITGICCTYCVDSPVPAVRSCLHCEAFLCDKHLRSHSKSPEHVLSDPSTSLEKRKCSVHKKILEYYCTEDAACICVSCSLAGEHRGHQVEILNEASEKKKKKWRNVLQKLITKREKTKERVRSLEEQRRKAQEKAAGEAERVTALCTDIRRRVDDLEKMVLSEISRQEKEESLSLSALIHQLEIKKDELSRKMRHIEELCNMMDPLTVLQEPDTGDLCDPEEEGGDEDTGGHDKQPHDGDDLDVAVISHTLHTLCEVISGIRSGIYVVSPADILLDVTTADNNVRISDDLKTATWTEENQKRLETAERFQKYNQVMSRRGFTSGRHYWDVETRRSGWSIVGMCYPSIDRRGGQSLIGNNNKSWSLWRSNNQYSVRHDSKEIWLPDKISSDRVRIYLDYEAGQLSFYELCDPIRHLHTFTATFSEPLHAILYVYEGSIKILGGRSNWVKPL; this is encoded by the coding sequence ATGGCGTCTGCTGATCTGAGGGAAGAGCTGCTCTGCTCCATCTGTCTGAGCACTTATACAGATCCTGTAAtgctgagatgtggacacaacttctgccgggtcTGTATTGGTCGTGTGCTGGATACACAGGACGAGTCTGGAATTTATTCCTGTCCTGTATGCAGAGAAGAGTTTCAGCAGCGGCCGACACTGATGAGGAACTTATATCTTCATAATGTCGCAGAACGTTTCCTGATTACTCAGCAAGAACAAGAGGAGATCACCGGGATCTGCTGCACTTACTGTGTGGACTCTCCGGTACCTGCTGTTAGATCCTGTCTACACTGTGAGGCTTTTCTGTGTGATAAACACCTGAGATCTCACAGCAAATCACCAGAACACGTCTTATCTGATCCCAGCACTTCTCTGGAGAAaaggaaatgttctgtccataaAAAGATCCTGGAATATTACTGCACTGAGGACGCTGCTTGTATCTGTGTGTCCTGCAGTTTGGCCGGAGAACATCGGGGACACCAGGTGGAGATACTGAATGAGGCCtcagagaagaagaagaagaaatggAGAAATGTTCTGCAGAAACTGATCACAAAGAGAGAGAAGACTAAGGAAAGAGTCCGGAGTCTGGAGGAGCAGAGGAGAAAAGCTCAAGAAAAAGCAGCTGGAGAAGCCGAGAGAGTCACTGCCCTGTGTACAGACATCAGGAGACGGGTGGACGACCTGGAGAAGATGGTCCTGAGTGAGATCTCCAGGCAGGAGAAGGAAGAGTCACTGTCACTGTCTGCTCTGATCCATCAGCTGGAAATAAAGAAGGACGAGCTGTCCAGGAAGATGAGAcacattgaggagctgtgtaacatgatggatccactgactgtcttacaggaaccagacaccggtgacttgtgtgatcctgaggaggagggaggtgatgaggacacaggaggacatgataaaCAGCCCCATGATGGAGATGACCTGGATGTGGCTGTgatctcacacacattacacacattatgTGAGGTAATATCAGGTATAAGGAGCGGGATCTATGTGGTGAGTCCTGCAGACATATTACTGGATGTAACCACAGCTGATAATAATGTCCGTATATCAGACGACCTGAAAACTGCAACCTGGACAGAAGAGAATCAGAAACGTCTTGAAACAGCAGAGAGATTCCAGAAATATAATCAGGTGATGAGCAGGAGAGGATTTacctcaggacgacattactgggatgtggagACCAGGAGATCAGGGTGGTCAATAGTGGGGATGTGTTATCCCAGTATAGACAGGAGGGGAGGTCAGTCACTGATTGGAAATAATAACAAGTCCTGGAGTTTGTGGAGATCTAATAATCAGTATTCAGTGAGACATGACAGTAAAGAGATCTGGTTACCTGACAAGATCTCCAGTGATAGAGTCAGGATATAtctggattatgaggccgggcagttgtccttttatgagctgtgtgaccccatcagacacttacacaccttcactgccACCTTCTCCGAGCCCCTTCATGCTATATTATATGTATATGAAGGTTCTATAAAGATATTAGGGGGAAGAAGTAACTGGGTGAAACCACTATAA
- the LOC138675207 gene encoding E3 ubiquitin/ISG15 ligase TRIM25-like: MASAILKDELLCSICLSTFKDPITLKCGHNFCRVCIGRVLDTQDGSGVYSCPDCREEFQERPTLMRNINLHNVAERFLITQQEQDEITGIYCTYCVDSLVPAVRSCLLCEASLCDKHLRSHSKSPGHVLSDPSTSLEKRKCSVHKKILEYYCTEDAACICVSCSLIGKHNGHKMESLDEAAGKKKKKWRNVVQKLITKREKTEERVRSLEEQRRKAQEKAAGEAERVTALCTDIRRRVDDLEKKVLSEISRQEKEESLPLSALIHQLEIKKDELSWKMRHIEELCNMTDPLTVLQEPDTGDLCDPEEEGGDEDTGGHDKQPHDGDDLDVAVISHTLHTLCEVISGIRSGIYVVSPADILLDVTTAGNNVLISDDLKTATWTRENQKRPETAERFLGYSQVMSRRGFTLGRHYWDVEISRSGWWRVGMCYPSIDRSGDQSLIGRNNKSWSLRKYNNQYSVRHDSKVIRLPDKISSDRFRICLDYGAGQLSFYELCDPIRHLHTFTATFSEPLHAVLYVCESSIKILEGRSNWVKPS, from the coding sequence ATGGCTTCTGCTATTCTGAAAGACGAGCTGCTCTGCTCCATCTGTTTATCTACATTTAAGGACCCTATAACACTGAaatgtggacacaacttctgccgggtcTGTATTGGTCGTGTGCTGGATACGCAGGACGGGTCTGGAGTTTATTCCTGTCCTGACTGCAGAGAAGAGTTTCAGGAGCGGCCGACACTGATGAGGAACATAAATCTCCATAATGTCGCAGAACGTTTCCTGATTACTCAGCAAGAACAAGACGAGATCACTGGGATCTACTGCACTTACTGTGTGGACTCTCTGGTACCTGCTGTTAGATCCTGTCTACTCTGTGAGGCTTCTCTGTGTGATAAACACCTGAGATCTCACAGCAAATCACCAGGACACGTCTTATCTGATCCCAGCACTTCTCTGGAGAAaaggaaatgttctgtccataagAAGATCCTGGAATATTACTGCACTGAGGACGCGGCTTGTATCTGTGTGTCCTGCAGTTTGATCGGGAAACATAATGGACATAAAATGGAGTCACTGGATGAGGCCGcagggaagaaaaagaaaaaatggagaaATGTCGTCCAGAAACTGATCACAAAGAGAGAGAAGACTGAGGAAAGAGTCCGGAGTCTGGAGGAGCAGAGGAGAAAAGCTCAAGAAAAAGCAGCTGGAGAAGCCGAGAGAGTCACTGCCCTGTGTACAGACATCAGGAGACGGGTGGACGACCTGGAGAAGAAGGTCCTGAGTGAGATCTCCAGGCAGGAGAAGGAAGAGTCACTGCCACTGTCTGCTCTGATCCATCAGCTGGAAATAAAGAAGGACGAGCTGTCCTGGAAGATGAGAcacattgaggagctgtgtaacatgacggatccactgactgtcttacaggaaccagacaccggtgacttgtgtgatcctgaggaggagggaggtgatgaggacacagggggaCATGATAAACAGCCCCATGATGGAGATGACCTGGATGTGGCTGTgatctcacacacattacacacattatgTGAGGTAATATCAGGTATAAGGAGCGGGATCTATGTGGTGAGTCCGGCAGACATATTACTGGATGTAACCACAGCTGGTAATAATGTCCTTATATCAGACGACCTGAAAACTGCAACCTGGACACGAGAGAATCAGAAACGTCCAGAAACAGCAGAAAGATTCCTGGGTTATAGTCAGGTGATGAGCAGGAGAGGATTTACcttaggacgccattactgggatgtGGAGATCAGTAGATCAGGGTGGTGGAGGGTGGGGATGTGTTATCCCAGTATAGACAGGAGCGGAGATCAGTCACTGATTGGAAGAAATAACAAGTCCTGGAGTTTGAGGAAATATAATAATCAGTATTCAGTGAGACATGACAGTAAAGTGATCCGGTTACCTGACAAGATCTCCAGTGATAGATTCAGGATATGTCTGGATTATGGGGccgggcagttgtccttttatgagctgtgtgaccccatcagacacttacacaccttcactgccACCTTCTCCGAGCCCCTTCATGCTGTATTATATGTATGTGAAAGTTCTATAAAGATATTAGAGGGAAGAAGTAACTGGGTGAAACCATCATAA